In the Armatimonas rosea genome, GGCAGGTAGTCGCGGTAGAACTCCCGTTTCGCCGCCGGGCCCAGCCAGAGGTCCCAGGAGAGGCCGTCGGGGATCGCCGACGGCGGCGGTGGCATGGTCGCGGGGTTGCCAAAGTGCTGCCCGCCCAGCTCCGGCCCACTGTTGCAGCAGACCACCTGCGAGACACTCCCGATCACCCCCGCCCGCACCGCCTCCACCGAGTTGCGAATGCCATCGTCGGCGTGCCCCTGGTTGCCCATCTGCGTCACAACCTTGTAGCGCTCTTTGGACTTAGCCAGCGTCCGGCACTGCCAGATATTGTGGGTGAGCGGCTTCTGCGTGTAGACATGAATCCCACGCTCCATCGCCAGCTGCGTGGCGGCAAAGTGCGTGTGATCGGGAGTCGAGACCACGACCGCATCGAGCTCCTTGTGCATCTTGTCCAGCATCACCCGGAAGTCCTCGAAGAAGGGCTGGTTGGTCCGCCAGGCCTTCATGTTCTCGGCGCACTGGTTGTGGTCCACATCGCAGAAGGCGACCAGGTTTTCCTCGGAGCAGCCGAGCTTGTAGGGCTGCTGGGCGATCCACCCGCCAGCGCCGATAAAGCCGATATTGAGCTTGCCATTGGCGGACTTGCCCGGCTTGCCGATCGTAAAAGGAGCGGAGTTTTGCGGTTTCATAGGTTGCTTCTCTGCATCATTCCTTAGCCCCGCGCCCTTTTCCTGCGAGGGCCTTCTCCAGCAGCGGCTTCAGGCGCTCGGCGTAGACCGCGTAGCCCTCGGGCGTGAGGTGGATGTTGTCGGGGGTGAAGAGCCCGGGCTTGAGGGTGCCGCTGGCGCTGGTAAAGTCGCTCCAGAGGTCTAGCACGTGGACCTTGGGATCGCTCTCCAGCTTGAGGGGATCGAGCGCAGCATTGGTCTTCTTGATGTCCTCGTAGAACGCATTGCCGGGCGCGTGGGCGGGGAGGATCTTGGCGACAATTACCTCGGCCTTGGGGAACTTTGCGCGCAGGTTCTCGACGCACGCCTTGACCCCCTTGGCGGCGGCCTCGACACCGGTCTCGGGGGTGAAGAACATGTTGTTGTTGCCGATCATCAGCACGATCAGGCGTGGCTGGAGCCCTTCGACACCGCCGTGGTCCAAGCGCCAGAGGACATTCTGGGTCTTGTCGCCGCCGATTCCGATATTGACGGTCTTATAGCTCCCGAAGTGCCTCGCCCAGGACGTGCCCCACTGCTGGGTGAGGCTATCGCCCACCAGCAAGACATCCACGGGGCCTTGATTGGCCTTCACATAGTCCACGAGCTTGGCGTGGGTATCGAGCCAGCTGGTCCCGCCCCAGAACCCCGCCGACGGTGTGGAGGGCCAGAGCGCAGGCAGGTGCTTTTTCTCGTCGGCTCCGGGCCGGCGCTCGTACTCGGGCTTGAGGACATAGGCGCGCTCCGCCTCGGTCAGCGGCCAGCCCGTTTTCTGGGGCTCGTCGGCGCGCACCAGGGAGCCGCAGAGCAGCGTGAGGCAGGCAAGCGCCTGAGACCGGGTCATCGGGGGGCCTCCTGTCGGACGGCGATGGGGACGTAGCCGCGCTCCAGGCCGCGCGGGGGCTTGACCAGTAGCGCAGGATCGAGTGTCGCGAGGGTGCCCGTGCTGGGCGGCGGCAGGTACTCTTTCTTCTCCGTCCAAGCCGCGTGGATCTTCTCAACCACGGCCTGCAAGCGCTGCTTCTCCGCCTCGCTTAGATCGGCGTCCTGGAGCGACGGCTGGTCGATAAAGCGGTACCAGTAGTAGGTCACGACACTCCCATCGGCGAGCTTGGCTTCAAACGGGCCGGCCTTCGCGCCGGGCCTCTTCCAGACACTCTCGCTGCTCTCCGGCGACGAGTAGACCTGGCCGGTGCGGGCGGGCTCGAACTGCGCGGTCTTGAGCCCGGTCTGGTCGGGGACAAGCGAGACCGTGATGGCGGTGAGGGTCTTGCCCTCTTTTTTTGTGTACTCGGGGAAGGAGCCGCGCCGCATGGTCTTGGTCCACGGCTCCAATACGGACTCGTTCCACTGGAGGCCAAAGGTGCTCTGGTCAAACGCCTTGGTCTCCACCCAACCCTCGACCCCCTTCATCGGGAGCTTCTCACTACCCTGGCGAACCACCAAAGGCCGCGCTTTGCACGGAGGCGTGTTGGACGCCTTGTCGTCGAAGCGGCTTGGAGCTTTCCCGTCTCCTGCGAGCCAGCGCTCCACTTGATGATAGAGGGCGTCTTTGGAGTAGTGGGTCAGGTTGTGCAGCAGAACTGTCCGCCCCTGCTTGTCCACGGGAAACTGCAGGCGCGGGATCTTGTTGTAGACCGCCCCCCCAACCTCGGCGCTCTGAAACCGAGGGACGGTGTTGATCTCGATCGCGCCGCCGGTCACCAGGCCGGGCCGGGCATCGAGGCCGCGTGTCACCGCGGGTGCGTGGCGGCGGGAGATACGGCTCCAGGTCACGGGAGTGTAGAAGGCAACCGGCCCCTTGAAGTTGGTCGCATTGAGAAAGAGCGTCCAGCACTGGTTGCCCGTGGGAATCGGAAGCCCCGCGGTCTGGGACTTGGCCTGGGTCAGCGGCAGGGCCATCCAGGCGTAGCCGAGTAGCTCGCCGCAGGTGCCGTCCTGGAAGGTCATGCCATCGGGCGGGACCAGAATCCGCGGGCTGAGCTGCGCGATCCCCAGCTCGTCGGGCTTGAGCGCGTTGAGCTTCCCAAACCCCCAG is a window encoding:
- a CDS encoding GDSL-type esterase/lipase family protein; protein product: MTRSQALACLTLLCGSLVRADEPQKTGWPLTEAERAYVLKPEYERRPGADEKKHLPALWPSTPSAGFWGGTSWLDTHAKLVDYVKANQGPVDVLLVGDSLTQQWGTSWARHFGSYKTVNIGIGGDKTQNVLWRLDHGGVEGLQPRLIVLMIGNNNMFFTPETGVEAAAKGVKACVENLRAKFPKAEVIVAKILPAHAPGNAFYEDIKKTNAALDPLKLESDPKVHVLDLWSDFTSASGTLKPGLFTPDNIHLTPEGYAVYAERLKPLLEKALAGKGRGAKE